In one Amaranthus tricolor cultivar Red isolate AtriRed21 chromosome 8, ASM2621246v1, whole genome shotgun sequence genomic region, the following are encoded:
- the LOC130820172 gene encoding uncharacterized protein LOC130820172: MGENNSGILYKKETRKALGDMTNQIGKRKFQSISKSSINITLGTDIEYDTNFLKQVAIAVEIFEKENKIQKFPKLSNEIKLSPSKGGEKYHLLNPSIDSRKDLHNARKDMKENSNSVLDRINLCVGNEGGEKLKESGVSGVKIGERLKCIEMVCVDGEEAVVVSDVAENEGSYDVLGTQIVSDSVGNQSVDCLANSKCDMNLNLNSKLVESQEMQGFGLERCKLLKRDVECIDSNPIKDCSCSFCSKAAFIWSDLHYQDVKGRVAALTKSQKEASNLSQEYAVENVKGGHSSGNFSTAAQLEIDLSHKWSSLFLHMVDTYRTEGSQLQNNFLALKEIRGDYKMN, translated from the exons ATGGGTGAAAATAATTCTGGGATATTATATAAGAAGGAAACTCGTAAAGCACTTGGAGATATGACAAATCAAATTGGGAAAAGAAAATTTCAATCAATTTCTAAGAGTAGTATTAACATTACTCTCGGTACTGATATAGAATATGACACTAATTTTCTGAAGCAAGTTGCTATAGCGGttgaaatttttgaaaaagaaaataaaattcaaaaattccctaaattaagtaatgaaattAAGTTATCTCCATCAAAAGGGGGTGAAAAGTATCATTTACTTAACCCTTCAATTGATTCTCGAAAAGATTTACACAATGCCAGGAAAGATATGAAGGAAAATTCTAATTCTGTGCTGGATAGAATAAATTTGTGTGTTGGTAATGAGGGTGGTGAAAAATTGAAAGAAAGTGGTGTTTCGGGGGTGAAAATCGGTGAGAGGCTGAAATGTATCGAAATGGTATGTGTTGATGGTGAAGAAGCAGTTGTAGTTTCTGATGTTGCTGAAAATGAGGGTAGTTATGATGTGTTGGGTACTCAAATTGTGAGCGACAGTGTTGGGAATCAAAGTGTTGATTGCTTGGCTAATAGTAAATGTGatatgaatttgaatttgaattcgaAATTGGTCGAGTCTCAGGAGATGCAAGGGTTCGGATTAGAGAGATGCAAGTTGTTGAAAAGGGATGTTGAATGTATCGATTCAAACCCAATTAAAGATTGTTCATGCTCGTTTTGTTCTAAAG CTGCATTTATTTGGTCTGATCTGCATTATCAGGATGTGAAAGGCCGGGTTGCAG CATTGACAAAGAGCCAAAAGGAAGCGAGCAATCTGTCTCAGGAGTATGCCGTGGAAAATGTAAAGGGAGGACATTCCTCAGGGAACTTCAGTACTGCTGCACAGTTGGAAATTGATCTCAGCCATAAGTGGAGTTCCCTTTTTCTTCACATGGTTGATACATATAGAACTGAAGGCAGCCAACTA CAAAACAATTTCCTTGCTTTGAAGGAAATAAGAGGTGACTACAAGATGAATTAA
- the LOC130820171 gene encoding acyl-coenzyme A oxidase 2, peroxisomal: MQEKSQMMNQISEKDQTINRRIQRLRLHLNPITSSNNGSSALIEVEGCKGGEKGKKTAIEVNSEALTFYMRGKYRDIQEKVYEYFKGRPELQTPIEISKDDHRELCLKQLLGLVREAGIKPFRYVVEEPAKYFAILEAVGGFDMSLGIKMGVQYSLWGGSVLNLGTKKHKDKFFDGIDNLDYLGCFAMTELHHGSNVQGLQTVATFDPVTDEFIIDTPNDGAIKWWIGNAAVHGKFATVFAKLMLPTHDAKGVTDMGVHAFIVPIRDMNTHKVLPGIEIHDCGHKVGLNGVDNGALRFCAVRIPRDNLLNRFGDVSRDGKYTSSLPTINKRFAATLGELVGGRVGLAYSSVGVLKIASTIAIRYSLLRQQFGPPKQPEISILDYQSQQHKLMPMLASTYAFHFATVNLVDKYSEMKKSHDDELVADVHALSAGLKAYVTSYTAKSISICREACGGHGYAAVNRFGSLRNDHDIFQTFEGDNTVLLQQVAGDLLKRYQEKFRGGTFAMTWNYLKESMNTYLSVPNPVTVRWEGEEHLRDPQFQLDAFRYRTSRLLQSAAMRLRKHSRTLGSFGAWNRCLNHLLTLAESHIETVILAKFIEAVKSCPDESSRAALKLVCDLYALDRIWNDIGTYRNVDYVAPNKAKAIHKLVDYLSYQVRNIAKELVDAFDLPDDVTRAPIARQSQAYSQYTQHVGF; the protein is encoded by the exons ATGCAAGAAAAATCCCAGATGATGAATCAAATTTCAGAGAAAGATCAAACAATCAACAGAAGAATCCAGCGGTTGAGATTGCATCTTAATCCAATCACCAGCAGTAACAATGGAAGTTCTGCATTAATAGAGGTAGAAGGATGCAAAGGAGGAGAGAAAGGGAAGAAGACAGCCATTGAAGTAAATTCTGAAGCTTTAACTTTTTATATGAGAGGGAAATACAGAGATATACAAGAAAAAGTTTATGAATATTTTAAAGGAAGACCAGAACTTCAAACCCCAATTGAAATATCAAAAGATGATCATAGAGAATTGTGTTTAAAACAACTTCTGGGTTTGGTTAGAGAAGCTGGGATTAAACCATTTAGATATGTTGTTGAAGAACCTGCCAAGTATTTTGCAATTCTTGAAGCTGTTGGTGGTTTTGATATGTCTCTTGGGATTAAAATGGGTGTTCAATACAG TTTATGGGGAGGTTCAGTGCTGAATCTGGGTACTAAAAAGCATAAAGATAAATTCTTTGATGGGATTGATAATCTTGATtatttgggttgttttgcaaTGACAGAACTTCATCATg GCTCAAATGTTCAAGGCCTTCAGACCGTTGCAACATTTGATCCCGTCACAGACGAATTCATAATAGACACTCCTAATGATGGGGCCATTAAATGGTGGATCGGAAATGCAGCTGTCCATGGAAAGTTTGCTACAGTCTTTGCAAAGCTAATGCTACCAACTCATGATGCAAAAGGAGTTACTGATATGGGTGTCCATGCCTTCATTGTCCCTATTAGGGATATGAATACCCATAAGGTTCTCCCGGGGATAGAAATACACGATTGTGGTCACAAGGTTGGCCTAAATGGAGTGGATAACGGAGCTCTGCGTTTTTGCGCTGTCAGAATCCCGAGGGATAATCTGCTGAATCGGTTTGGGGATGTTTCACGTGATGGCAAGTATACGAGCAGTTTACCAACCATCAACAAAAGGTTTGCGGCTACCCTAGGGGAACTTGTTGGCGGAAGAGTCGGCCTTGCTTATTCTTCTGTTGGCGTTCTTAAGATTGCTTCTACTATAGCTATTAGATACTCTCTTCTAAGACAACAATTTGGGCCTCCCAAACAACCGGAAATAAGTATTCTTGACTATCAGTCACAGCAGCACAAGCTGATGCCTATGCTTGCATCAACTTATGCATTCCACTTTGCTACCGTAAACCTCGTAGATAAGTACTCCGAGATGAAGAAGTCTCACGATGATGAACTTGTGGCTGATGTACATGCTCTTTCAGCTGGTTTAAAGGCATATGTAACGTCATATACGGCAAAATCCATAAGTATATGCAGGGAAGCCTGTGGAGGGCATGGTTATGCTGCTGTCAACAGATTTGGAAGTTTAAGGAATGATCATGACATATTTCAGACATTTGAAGGTGATAATACGGTGCTTCTGCAGCAG GTTGCAGGGGACCTTTTGAAAAGATACCAGGAGAAGTTCCGAGGAGGTACTTTTGCAATGACTTGGAATTACTTGAAGGAGTCAATGAACACATATCTCTCTGTGCCAAACCCTGTGACTGTTCGTTGGGAAGGCGAAGAACATCTTAGAGACCCACAGTTTCAGCTCGATGCTTTCCGG TATCGAACATCAAGGCTTCTTCAAAGTGCTGCAATGCGTCTCCGCAAACACTCAAGAACTCTTGGTAGTTTTGGTGCTTGGAATAGATGCTTGAATCACCTTCTTACTCTGGCAGAATCTCACATTGAAACTGTAATACTTGCTAAATTCATTGAGGCAGTTAAAAG CTGTCCTGATGAGAGCAGCCGTGCTGCTCTTAAACTCGTCTGTGACCTATACGCATTGGACCGCATATGGAATGACATAGGAACTTATCGCAACGTGGATTATGTAGCTCCCAATAAAGCTAAG GCTATTCATAAGCTGGTAGACTACCTCAGTTATCAAGTAAGGAACATAGCAAAGGAGCTAGTTGATGCTTTCGACCTTCCAGACGATGTCACTCGTGCTCCGATTGCAAGGCAGAGTCAAGCTTATTCGCAATACACACAACATGTCGGATTCTAG